Proteins from a genomic interval of Harpia harpyja isolate bHarHar1 chromosome 7, bHarHar1 primary haplotype, whole genome shotgun sequence:
- the LOC128144241 gene encoding tubulin alpha-5 chain-like — protein sequence MRECISVHVGQAGVQMGNTCWELYCLEHGIQPDGQMPSDKTIGGGDDSFTTFFCETGAGKHVPRAIFVDLEPTVIDEVRGGVYRQLFHPEQMITGKEDAANNYARGHYTIGKEIIDQVLDRIRKLADQCTGLQGFLVFRSFGGGTGSGFTSLLMERLSVDYGKKSKLEFSIYPAPQVSTAVVEPYNSILTTHSTLEHSDCAFMVDNEAIYDICRRNLDIERPTYTNLNRLISQVVSSITASLRFDGALNVDLTEFQTNLVPYPRIHFPLATYAPVVSAERAYHEQLSVAEITNSCFEPANQMVKCDPRHGKYMACCLLYRGDVVPKDVNAAIATIKTKRSIQFVDWCPTGFKVGINYQPPTVVPGGDLAKVQRAVCMLSNTTAIAEAWARLDHKFDLMYAKRAFVHWYVGEGMEEGEFSEAREDMAALEKDYEEVGLDSYEDEEEGEE from the exons ATG cgcgAGTGCATCTCCGTCCACGTCGGCCAGGCCGGCGTCCAGATGGGCAACACCTGCTGGGAGCTGTACTGCCTGGAGCACGGCATCCAGCCCGATGGGCAGATGCCCAGCGACAAAACCATCGGTGGAGGGGATGACTCTTTCACCACCTTCTTCTGTGAGACCGGGGCTGGGAAGCATGTCCCGCGGGCCATCTTCGTGGACCTGGAGCCCACCGTGATTG ACGAGGTTCGGGGAGGAGTCTACCGCCAGCTCTTCCACCCTGAACAGATGATCACCGGCAAGGAGGATGCTGCCAACAACTACGCCCGTGGGCACTACACCATCGGCAAAGAGATCATCGACCAAGTGCTGGACAGGATCCGGAAGCTG GCTGACCAGTGCACAGGCCTCCAGGGATTCCTCGTATTTCGTAGTTTTGGAGGGGGCACTGGCTCCGGATTCACCTCCTTGTTGATGGAGCGACTCTCTGTTGACTATGGCAAGAAGTCCAAGCTGGAGTTCTCCATCTACCCTGCACCACAGGTCTCCACCGCTGTGGTGGAGCCCTACAACTCCATTCTCACCACACACAGCACACTGGAGCACTCGGACTGCGCCTTTATGGTGGACAATGAAGCCATCTATGACATCTGCCGCAGGAACCTGGACATTGAGCGCCCAACCTACACCAACTTGAACAGACTCATCAGCCAGGTTGTCTCATCCATCACAGCATCACTGCGGTTTGATGGGGCCCTGAACGTCGACCTGACCGAGTTCCAGACCAACCTGGTGCCCTACCCTCGCATCCATTTCCCCCTGGCCACCTATGCTCCAGTGGTTTCGGCTGAGAGAGCTTATCACGAGCAGCTGTCGGTGGCCGAGATCACCAACTCCTGCTTTGAGCCAGCCAACCAGATGGTGAAGTGCGACCCTCGCCACGGCAAGTACATGGCCTGCTGCCTGCTGTACCGCGGGGACGTGGTGCCCAAGGACGTCAACGCTGCCATCGCCACCATCAAGACCAAGCGCAGCATCCAGTTTGTGGACTGGTGCCCCACGGGCTTCAAGGTGGGCATCAACTACCAGCCCCCCACGGTGGTGCCGGGGGGGGACCTGGCCAAGGTGCAGCGCGCCGTCTGCATGCTGAGCAACACCACGGCCATCGCCGAGGCCTGGGCTCGCCTGGACCACAAGTTCGACCTGATGTACGCCAAGCGAGCCTTTGTGCACTGGTACGTGGGCGAGGGCATGGAGGAAGGGGAGTTCTCCGAGGCGCGGGAAGACATGGCCGCTCTGGAGAAGGATTACGAGGAGGTGGGCCTGGACTCCTACGAGGATGAAGAGGAGGGCGAGGAGTAG